Proteins from a single region of Bradyrhizobium diazoefficiens:
- a CDS encoding YggT family protein — MRPIVFILIQIINLYIYLLIASAILSWLIAFSVVNTRNQFVGAVWEFLYRITEPVLGPIRRRLPPMGGLDMSPIVAFFVLWLIQLYLAEYVYPNVP, encoded by the coding sequence ATGCGCCCGATAGTCTTCATTCTGATCCAGATCATCAATCTGTACATCTACCTGCTGATCGCATCGGCAATCCTGTCCTGGTTGATCGCATTCAGCGTCGTGAATACCCGCAACCAGTTCGTCGGGGCTGTGTGGGAATTTCTCTATCGGATTACCGAACCGGTCCTCGGCCCCATCAGACGCAGGCTACCGCCGATGGGCGGGCTCGATATGTCTCCGATCGTTGCCTTCTTCGTGCTCTGGTTGATTCAGCTCTATCTCGCCGAGTATGTCTATCCGAACGTGCCGTAG
- a CDS encoding DUF167 domain-containing protein: MAPWRISTTGVSIALRVTPRGGRDGIDGIEQLSDGRQVLKLRVRAIADGGEANRAVLVLLAKSLGVPKASVSLLSGTTSRLKQIAVEGDPARLAEALSMLASVKSKD; this comes from the coding sequence ATGGCGCCTTGGCGCATCTCGACCACGGGCGTCAGCATCGCATTGCGGGTGACGCCGCGCGGCGGACGTGACGGCATCGACGGGATCGAGCAGCTTTCCGACGGCCGCCAGGTGTTGAAGCTACGCGTGCGTGCCATCGCTGATGGCGGCGAGGCCAATCGCGCGGTCCTGGTGCTGCTGGCGAAGTCGCTTGGCGTGCCCAAGGCCAGCGTCAGTCTGCTGTCGGGGACGACGTCGCGGCTGAAGCAGATCGCCGTCGAGGGCGATCCGGCACGGCTTGCGGAAGCGCTCAGCATGCTCGCATCGGTCAAATCGAAGGACTAG
- the folD gene encoding bifunctional methylenetetrahydrofolate dehydrogenase/methenyltetrahydrofolate cyclohydrolase FolD, with the protein MTAKIIDGKVIAADLRARVADEVARVKRDHNLVPGLAVVLVGNDPASEVYVRSKHKQTQAAGMASFEHKLPADVSQADLLAVVAKLNRDPAVHGILVQLPLPKGLDTEAVINAIDPAKDVDGLHPNNAGRLAGGFEALSPCTPLGCIILTKSVHASLQGMNAIVIGRSNLVGRPLVQLLLNENATVTIAHSRSRDLPGLVKRADLVYAAVGRPEMVRGDWLKGDATVIDVGINRIPQDDGKTRLVGDVAYQEALGVAGAVTPVPGGVGQMTVACLLVNTLRAACAIAGLPKPAV; encoded by the coding sequence ATGACGGCCAAGATCATCGACGGAAAAGTCATTGCTGCGGACCTTCGTGCCCGCGTCGCCGACGAGGTCGCTCGCGTCAAGCGCGACCACAATCTGGTGCCCGGCCTCGCGGTGGTCCTGGTCGGCAACGATCCCGCCAGCGAGGTCTATGTGCGCTCGAAGCACAAGCAGACCCAGGCTGCCGGCATGGCCTCGTTCGAGCACAAGCTGCCTGCGGACGTATCGCAGGCGGATCTGCTCGCCGTTGTTGCAAAGCTCAACCGCGATCCCGCCGTTCACGGCATTCTCGTACAACTGCCGCTGCCCAAAGGCCTGGACACCGAGGCCGTGATCAATGCCATCGATCCCGCCAAGGATGTCGATGGCCTGCACCCGAACAATGCCGGCCGGCTTGCCGGCGGGTTCGAGGCGCTGTCGCCCTGCACGCCGCTCGGCTGCATCATCCTGACCAAGAGCGTGCACGCGTCGCTGCAAGGCATGAACGCCATCGTGATCGGCCGCTCCAATCTGGTCGGCCGTCCCCTGGTGCAATTGCTGCTGAACGAGAACGCGACGGTGACGATCGCGCATTCACGCTCGCGCGATCTGCCCGGGCTCGTGAAGCGGGCCGATCTCGTCTACGCCGCTGTCGGCAGACCCGAGATGGTGCGCGGCGACTGGCTGAAGGGCGATGCGACCGTAATCGACGTCGGCATCAATCGCATTCCGCAGGATGACGGCAAGACCCGCCTTGTCGGCGATGTCGCCTATCAGGAAGCGCTTGGCGTTGCCGGTGCGGTGACGCCGGTGCCGGGCGGCGTCGGCCAGATGACGGTCGCCTGCCTGCTCGTGAACACGCTGCGCGCAGCTTGCGCGATCGCGGGCCTGCCGAAGCCGGCGGTGTAG
- the ppa gene encoding inorganic diphosphatase — protein MRIDAVSIGKNVPHDVNVIIEVPVGGEPIKYEMDKDAGTLVVDRFLYTPMRYPGNYGFIPHTLSDDGDPCDVLIVNTRAIIPGAVMSVRPVGVLFMEDEAGGDEKILAVPSSKLTQRYDKVKSYSDLPDITLQQIQHFFEHYKDLEPGKWVKILRWGGAEEAQKLILEGIEREKKKK, from the coding sequence ATGCGTATCGACGCGGTCTCGATCGGAAAAAACGTACCCCACGACGTCAACGTCATCATCGAAGTCCCCGTGGGCGGCGAGCCGATCAAATACGAGATGGACAAGGACGCCGGCACGCTGGTGGTCGATCGCTTCCTCTACACGCCGATGCGTTATCCCGGTAACTACGGCTTCATCCCGCACACCCTGTCCGATGACGGCGACCCCTGCGACGTCCTGATCGTCAACACCCGCGCCATCATCCCCGGCGCCGTCATGAGCGTCCGCCCGGTCGGCGTGCTGTTCATGGAAGACGAGGCCGGCGGCGACGAGAAGATTCTGGCGGTGCCGTCGTCAAAGCTGACGCAGCGCTACGACAAGGTGAAGTCGTATTCCGATCTGCCGGATATCACGCTGCAGCAGATCCAGCACTTCTTCGAGCACTACAAGGATCTCGAGCCCGGCAAATGGGTGAAGATCCTGCGCTGGGGCGGCGCCGAGGAAGCCCAGAAGCTGATCCTCGAAGGCATCGAACGCGAGAAGAAAAAGAAGTGA
- a CDS encoding GNAT family N-acetyltransferase produces MSTTLIEVRPAKAADATAVASTHDEAWRSAYQGIIPGAELEKLINRRGPQWWDSAIRKGSRVSVLVFGDKVAGYANYGRNRARSLHFDGEIYELYLRPEFQGLGFGRRLFAAARRDLMQSNLKSMVVWALSDNDPATEFYRALGGRMVARSSERFGPKALDKVAFAWTN; encoded by the coding sequence ATGAGCACAACCCTGATCGAGGTCCGGCCGGCCAAAGCTGCAGATGCAACTGCGGTGGCGTCCACCCATGACGAAGCCTGGCGTTCGGCCTATCAGGGCATCATTCCCGGCGCCGAGCTGGAGAAGCTGATCAACCGCCGCGGTCCGCAGTGGTGGGACAGCGCGATCCGCAAGGGCAGCCGCGTCAGCGTGCTCGTGTTCGGCGACAAGGTCGCGGGCTACGCCAACTACGGCCGCAACCGCGCCCGCAGCCTGCACTTCGATGGCGAGATCTACGAGCTTTACCTGCGTCCGGAATTCCAGGGCCTCGGCTTCGGCCGCCGCCTGTTCGCCGCCGCCCGCCGCGACCTCATGCAGAGCAATCTGAAGAGTATGGTGGTCTGGGCGCTCTCGGACAACGATCCGGCGACCGAGTTCTACCGCGCCTTGGGCGGCCGCATGGTGGCACGCTCTTCGGAGCGGTTCGGGCCGAAGGCGCTCGACAAGGTCGCCTTCGCGTGGACCAATTGA
- a CDS encoding alpha/beta fold hydrolase — protein sequence MRLLHTFALLALLSLLTAPSLCAQVMLGSSGAEGEPFRRQQWRVPSPDTDIAARALLFRPVGAGPFRLALIAHASTQNVLRRAQMPQPEYRALAAFLVARGFAVLVPERLGHGATGGRYVEDQGGCDEADYARAGRATAEEISLALDYLQKQDFIRKAGAVVIGHSAGGWGALALASVDPKAISTITVFAPGRGGHANDEPNKVCAPHTLLSAAAEFGKAARIPVTSLVAANDSYFAPAFSKELADAFRSGGGRDDFRTLPAVGSEGHWMIETEAGVQAASSTLARALNLLKPKATKQP from the coding sequence ATGCGGCTCCTCCATACCTTTGCCCTTCTGGCTCTGCTGTCCCTGCTGACGGCGCCATCTCTGTGCGCTCAGGTCATGCTTGGGTCATCGGGTGCAGAGGGCGAGCCGTTCCGCCGCCAGCAATGGCGCGTGCCGTCGCCGGATACCGACATTGCGGCGCGCGCGCTGCTGTTTCGTCCCGTCGGCGCCGGCCCGTTCCGGCTTGCGCTGATCGCACATGCTTCGACGCAGAACGTGCTGCGTCGCGCGCAAATGCCGCAGCCGGAATATCGCGCGCTCGCAGCCTTTCTCGTCGCGCGCGGTTTTGCCGTGCTGGTGCCGGAGCGGCTCGGCCATGGTGCGACCGGCGGCCGCTATGTCGAGGATCAGGGCGGCTGCGACGAAGCCGATTACGCACGGGCCGGCCGCGCCACCGCGGAGGAAATTTCGCTCGCACTGGATTATCTGCAAAAGCAGGATTTTATTCGCAAGGCTGGCGCGGTCGTGATCGGTCATTCGGCGGGCGGTTGGGGTGCGCTCGCACTTGCGAGCGTCGATCCGAAAGCGATCTCCACGATCACAGTATTTGCGCCCGGGCGCGGCGGTCATGCCAATGACGAACCGAACAAAGTCTGTGCGCCACATACGCTCCTTAGCGCCGCTGCCGAATTCGGCAAGGCGGCGCGCATTCCCGTCACATCGCTGGTTGCGGCCAATGACAGCTATTTTGCACCGGCATTTTCGAAAGAGCTCGCGGACGCCTTTCGCAGCGGCGGCGGCAGGGACGATTTTCGAACGCTGCCGGCCGTAGGCAGCGAGGGCCATTGGATGATCGAGACGGAGGCTGGCGTTCAGGCCGCAAGCAGCACGCTTGCGCGTGCGCTGAACCTGCTCAAGCCCAAAGCGACCAAGCAGCCATGA
- a CDS encoding DUF2269 domain-containing protein, with protein MTLYFLVKFLHVLGAIVILGTGTGIAFFMLMAHRTNDADFIARTASVVVIADAIFTFSAVILQPVTGGLLMMLSATDITERWILASLVLYAVAGVFWIPVIFMQIEMRDLARKAAGQQVALPERYFVLFRRWFAFGFPGFGATMAILWLMIAKPF; from the coding sequence ATGACGCTGTATTTCCTGGTCAAGTTTCTTCACGTGCTCGGCGCCATCGTCATTCTCGGCACCGGAACCGGCATCGCCTTCTTCATGCTGATGGCGCATCGCACGAACGATGCGGACTTCATCGCGCGCACGGCCTCGGTGGTGGTGATTGCAGATGCGATCTTCACGTTCTCGGCCGTGATCCTGCAACCGGTCACGGGCGGGTTGCTGATGATGCTCTCGGCCACTGATATCACCGAGCGCTGGATCCTCGCCTCGCTCGTGCTCTATGCCGTCGCCGGCGTGTTCTGGATCCCCGTCATCTTCATGCAGATCGAGATGCGCGATCTCGCGCGCAAGGCCGCCGGGCAGCAAGTCGCGCTGCCGGAGCGCTACTTCGTTCTGTTCCGCCGCTGGTTCGCGTTCGGCTTTCCAGGCTTCGGCGCCACGATGGCGATCCTCTGGCTGATGATCGCAAAACCGTTTTGA
- a CDS encoding thiol-disulfide oxidoreductase DCC family protein yields MPKWSDDDVILFDGVCIFCSRWVRFVAARDTAKRFRFTPIQSEYGTKLARTFGIDPDDPDTNAVVHGDEVFLKSDAALTVLSQLPGWGWVRALFVVPKPLRNALYSLIARNRYRIFGKYDSCFVPDADLRARVIE; encoded by the coding sequence ATGCCAAAATGGTCCGATGACGACGTGATCCTGTTCGACGGCGTCTGCATCTTTTGCTCGCGCTGGGTGAGGTTCGTTGCTGCGCGCGACACGGCAAAGCGATTTCGCTTCACACCAATCCAGTCGGAGTACGGGACGAAGCTCGCGCGCACGTTCGGCATCGACCCGGACGATCCCGATACCAATGCCGTGGTCCATGGCGACGAAGTGTTCTTGAAGTCAGACGCAGCGCTGACGGTGCTGTCGCAGCTTCCCGGCTGGGGCTGGGTGCGCGCGCTGTTCGTTGTGCCGAAACCGCTGCGGAATGCGCTCTACAGCCTCATCGCGCGCAACCGCTATCGCATCTTCGGCAAGTACGATTCGTGCTTCGTGCCGGATGCGGATTTGCGGGCACGGGTGATCGAGTAA
- a CDS encoding NAD(P)/FAD-dependent oxidoreductase — protein sequence MSLPSSVDVAIIGAGAAGLGAAHALQGSGLSVIVLEARDRIGGRAWTVQASPDVTFDVGCGWLHSADKNSFVPIAQRLKFELNTDLPPWGDRAFGDVFPEDERKAFVHAIDEFYERLWDAAANGEDQAADRYLEPGNPWNPMIDAVSTYVNGCELDQVSIFDMEAYEDTYFNWRVRAGYGALVAAYGATAPVVLNCNVALIDHSGTRIRLETSLGTLTAEKVVITVPTNLIADEAIRFSPPLPAKLDAARGLPLGVDDKVTLALADAEAFPKEGNLRGATMRTAMGTYHIRPFGQPCIEGFFGGRFARELEDGGDGAFAAQSINEIADYLGNDIRRKLKPLAESRWAKDPFARGSYSHALPGHSGARAVLAAPVDGRLFFAGEATSPNFFSTAHGARDSGERAAGEVLAALRKS from the coding sequence ATGTCCCTTCCCTCCTCCGTCGACGTCGCGATCATCGGTGCAGGCGCTGCCGGGCTGGGCGCGGCGCACGCGCTGCAAGGCTCCGGCCTGTCCGTGATCGTGCTGGAAGCGCGGGACCGCATCGGCGGGCGCGCCTGGACGGTGCAGGCCTCGCCTGACGTGACCTTCGACGTCGGCTGCGGCTGGCTGCATTCGGCGGACAAAAATTCCTTTGTCCCGATTGCCCAGCGGCTCAAGTTCGAGCTCAACACCGATCTGCCGCCCTGGGGCGATCGCGCTTTTGGCGACGTATTCCCCGAGGATGAGCGCAAGGCCTTCGTGCACGCGATCGACGAATTCTACGAGCGTCTCTGGGACGCAGCGGCAAATGGCGAGGACCAGGCGGCCGACCGCTATCTCGAGCCTGGCAATCCCTGGAATCCGATGATCGATGCGGTCTCGACTTATGTGAACGGCTGCGAGCTCGATCAGGTCTCGATCTTCGACATGGAGGCTTACGAGGACACTTACTTCAATTGGCGCGTGCGGGCCGGGTATGGCGCACTGGTCGCAGCCTACGGCGCGACTGCGCCTGTGGTGCTCAACTGCAATGTTGCCCTGATCGACCATTCCGGCACACGCATCCGCCTCGAGACGTCGCTGGGCACGCTCACCGCGGAGAAGGTGGTCATCACAGTTCCGACCAACCTGATCGCGGACGAAGCGATCCGGTTCTCGCCGCCCCTGCCCGCCAAGCTCGATGCCGCGCGCGGCCTGCCGCTCGGCGTCGACGACAAGGTGACGCTGGCGCTCGCTGATGCCGAAGCCTTCCCGAAGGAAGGCAATCTGCGCGGCGCCACCATGCGCACCGCGATGGGCACCTACCACATTCGTCCGTTCGGCCAACCCTGCATCGAGGGCTTTTTCGGTGGCCGCTTTGCCAGGGAGTTGGAGGATGGCGGCGATGGCGCCTTCGCCGCTCAGAGCATCAACGAGATCGCCGATTATCTCGGCAACGACATCCGCCGCAAGCTCAAGCCGCTGGCAGAATCCCGCTGGGCAAAGGACCCCTTCGCCAGAGGCTCCTATTCGCACGCGCTGCCGGGCCATTCCGGTGCCCGTGCGGTGCTCGCCGCGCCCGTGGATGGGCGATTGTTCTTCGCGGGCGAAGCGACCTCGCCCAACTTCTTCTCGACGGCGCATGGGGCAAGGGACTCGGGCGAGCGGGCGGCAGGGGAAGTGCTGGCGGCTCTGCGCAAATCCTAG
- the typA gene encoding translational GTPase TypA, giving the protein MNLRNVAIIAHVDHGKTTLVDKLLQQSGTFRENQKVTDRAMDSNDLERERGITILAKAASVQWKDTRVNIVDTPGHADFGGEVERILNMVDGALVLVDAAEGPLPQTKFVVSKALKVGLKPIVVINKVDRPDARPTEVINEVFDLFAALDASEEQLDFPILYGSAKQGWMAESPEGPQDKGMEPLFDLILRHVAPPTVEEGPFKMIGTILEANPYLGRIITGRISSGVLKPNQQVKVLHADGKLVETGRITKILAFRGLERTPLEEAEAGDIVAIAGLTKGTVADTFCDPSVEVPLPAQPIDPPTVSMSFIVNNSPLAGTEGDKVTSRMIRDRLLREAEGNVALRVVEAADKDAMEVSGRGELQLAILIETMRREGFELSVSRPRVVYQKDEATGAAMEPIEEVVIDVDEEHSGVVVQKMSERKSELIEMKPSGGNRQRLVFYAPTRGLIGYQGELLTDTRGTAIMNRLFHGYAPYKGEIQGRRNGVLISNDQGEAVAYAMFKLEDRGPMMIEPGWKVYKGMIVGEHTRDNDLEINVLKGKQLTNIRTTSKDEAVRLTPPIRMTLEKALAYIEDDELVEVTPKSIRLRKKHLDPNERKRAEKSKEAVA; this is encoded by the coding sequence ATGAACCTCCGCAACGTCGCCATCATCGCCCACGTCGACCACGGCAAGACGACCCTGGTCGACAAACTCCTCCAGCAGTCCGGCACGTTCCGCGAGAACCAGAAGGTGACCGATCGCGCCATGGACTCCAACGACCTGGAGCGCGAGCGTGGCATCACCATTCTGGCCAAGGCGGCCTCGGTGCAGTGGAAGGACACAAGGGTCAACATCGTCGACACCCCTGGCCACGCCGATTTCGGCGGTGAGGTCGAGCGCATCCTCAACATGGTAGACGGCGCGCTGGTGCTGGTGGACGCCGCCGAAGGCCCGCTGCCGCAGACCAAATTCGTCGTCTCCAAGGCGCTCAAGGTCGGCCTCAAGCCGATCGTCGTCATCAACAAGGTCGACCGTCCCGATGCGCGTCCGACCGAAGTCATCAACGAGGTGTTCGACCTGTTCGCGGCGCTCGACGCCAGCGAGGAGCAGCTCGACTTCCCGATCCTGTACGGATCAGCCAAGCAGGGCTGGATGGCCGAGAGCCCCGAGGGTCCGCAGGACAAGGGTATGGAGCCGCTGTTCGACCTGATCCTGCGCCACGTGGCACCGCCGACCGTCGAGGAAGGTCCGTTCAAGATGATCGGCACCATCCTGGAGGCCAACCCCTATCTCGGCCGCATCATCACCGGGCGCATCTCCTCCGGCGTGCTCAAGCCGAACCAGCAGGTCAAGGTGCTCCATGCCGATGGCAAGCTGGTCGAGACCGGGCGTATCACCAAGATTCTGGCGTTCCGCGGTCTTGAGCGCACGCCGCTCGAGGAAGCCGAAGCCGGCGACATCGTCGCCATCGCGGGCCTGACCAAGGGCACCGTCGCCGACACCTTCTGCGATCCCTCGGTCGAGGTGCCGCTGCCGGCCCAGCCGATCGACCCGCCGACCGTGTCGATGTCGTTCATCGTCAACAACTCCCCGCTCGCCGGCACTGAAGGCGACAAGGTGACGAGCCGCATGATCCGCGACCGTCTCTTGCGCGAAGCCGAAGGCAACGTCGCGCTGCGCGTCGTCGAGGCCGCCGACAAGGATGCGATGGAAGTGTCGGGGCGCGGCGAATTGCAGCTCGCGATCCTGATCGAGACCATGCGCCGCGAGGGATTTGAGCTCTCGGTGTCGCGCCCGCGCGTCGTCTACCAGAAGGACGAAGCCACCGGCGCCGCCATGGAGCCGATCGAGGAAGTCGTGATCGACGTCGACGAGGAGCATTCCGGCGTCGTCGTGCAGAAGATGAGCGAGCGCAAGTCCGAGCTGATCGAGATGAAGCCGTCCGGCGGCAACCGCCAGCGCCTGGTGTTCTACGCGCCGACCCGCGGCCTGATCGGCTACCAGGGCGAACTGCTCACCGACACCCGCGGCACCGCGATCATGAACCGCCTGTTCCACGGCTATGCCCCGTACAAGGGCGAGATCCAGGGCCGCCGCAACGGCGTCTTGATCTCCAACGACCAAGGCGAAGCGGTGGCCTACGCCATGTTCAAGCTGGAAGACCGCGGTCCGATGATGATCGAGCCGGGCTGGAAGGTCTACAAGGGCATGATCGTCGGCGAGCACACCCGCGACAACGATCTCGAGATCAACGTGCTCAAGGGCAAGCAGCTCACCAACATCCGCACGACGTCGAAGGACGAGGCGGTGCGCCTGACCCCGCCGATCCGCATGACCCTGGAAAAGGCGCTCGCCTATATCGAGGACGACGAGCTGGTCGAGGTCACGCCGAAGTCGATCCGCCTGCGCAAGAAGCACCTCGACCCGAACGAGCGCAAGCGCGCGGAAAAGTCCAAGGAAGCGGTGGCGTAA
- a CDS encoding Crp/Fnr family transcriptional regulator, producing the protein MDARISKANEVDSRPGNNLLRRLSPTDYALLAPHITVDDIRPGELLYNPGDDVQVAHFPCGPSLATFLVPNEDGRDVETILVGREGAVGGIVSEGFLPAYTRICVKFGGPFARIHVGKLEAAKARSPSLRNIFARYADCMLAQIFQSTACNAIHSIEQRTAKWIIAAMERTGDENSVPLTHEQLATLLGVGRSYASRVLQSFKAEGVLDTRRGSILVRNHDGLRLRACLCNDAVKMHFEEVLRGVYPTEEADRSSAHG; encoded by the coding sequence ATGGATGCGCGCATCAGCAAGGCAAACGAGGTCGATAGCCGGCCTGGCAACAATCTGCTGCGACGCTTGAGTCCGACAGATTATGCCCTGCTCGCGCCGCACATCACGGTCGACGATATCAGGCCCGGCGAGCTGCTCTACAATCCCGGCGATGATGTCCAGGTCGCGCACTTTCCCTGCGGGCCGTCACTCGCAACTTTTCTCGTTCCCAACGAGGACGGCCGCGACGTCGAGACCATTCTGGTCGGCCGCGAAGGCGCAGTCGGCGGCATCGTCAGCGAAGGATTTCTGCCGGCCTACACGCGCATCTGCGTGAAATTCGGCGGGCCGTTTGCGCGCATTCACGTCGGAAAGCTGGAGGCGGCCAAGGCGCGCTCGCCGTCGCTGCGCAACATCTTCGCCCGCTACGCCGATTGCATGCTGGCGCAGATTTTCCAGTCCACCGCCTGCAACGCCATCCACTCGATCGAGCAGCGCACGGCGAAATGGATCATCGCGGCGATGGAGCGGACCGGCGACGAAAACAGCGTGCCGCTGACACACGAGCAGCTCGCCACCTTGCTCGGCGTCGGCCGCAGCTATGCGAGCCGTGTGCTGCAATCGTTCAAGGCGGAAGGCGTGCTCGACACACGGCGCGGCTCGATCCTGGTTCGCAACCATGACGGCCTGCGCCTGCGCGCCTGCCTCTGCAACGACGCCGTGAAGATGCATTTCGAGGAGGTGCTGCGCGGGGTCTATCCAACCGAAGAGGCGGACCGCAGCTCGGCGCACGGCTGA
- a CDS encoding response regulator, whose translation MIPVSPNGSADVPADVLIVEDDPIIAIDFEDRLLGFGVRSVRTVGSVAQALEAIAARAPDFALLDVGLIREKSFAIAERLAALKIPFVFATGYGAETGIPPEFAARPRLQKPCSSAALEAALQARGA comes from the coding sequence ATGATACCTGTTTCCCCGAACGGTTCGGCGGACGTTCCAGCCGATGTGCTGATCGTCGAGGACGATCCCATTATTGCTATCGATTTCGAGGACCGCCTGCTCGGCTTCGGCGTGCGAAGCGTGCGCACCGTGGGGTCGGTGGCCCAGGCGCTGGAGGCGATCGCGGCGCGCGCGCCCGACTTCGCGCTGCTGGATGTCGGGCTGATCCGCGAGAAGAGCTTTGCGATCGCAGAGCGGCTGGCGGCGCTCAAAATTCCCTTTGTCTTCGCCACCGGCTACGGCGCGGAGACGGGCATTCCGCCGGAGTTTGCCGCACGGCCGCGGCTGCAAAAGCCCTGCTCCAGCGCTGCGCTGGAGGCGGCGTTGCAGGCGCGCGGCGCGTGA
- a CDS encoding alkaline phosphatase D family protein yields the protein MKIEFSRRKFLTTSAGALGAIAMPHLSRAADRPAVTHGVQSGDVTVDGGVVWARTDRPAQMLVEVATTESFKDARALPPIAALPESDFTAKMLVENLPANQDIFYRVRFRDLSHTAVEGEPVVGRFRTAPADRRDVSFVWGGDVAGQGWGINPDDGGMLTFAAMRKHRPDFLLHSGDTIYADGIIPSEVKLADGKIWKNVTIPEKAKVAETLDEYRAAHKYNFTDDNVRAFNAEVPIFVQWDDHEVTNNWSLSKDLPATYKVRDISLLAARAGRAFHEMYPMRESINEPGRVYRQISYGPHLDVFVLDERSYRGPNGANLETEYGPASYFLGPEQMAWLKRGLLNSRATWKVIASDMPLSLIVYDDAANKKGSEAFAQGDGPARGRELEIADILRFIKMAPIKNTVWLTADVHYAAAHYYDPNKAQFQDFEPFWEFVSGPLHAGTFGPNELDNTFGPEVRFVKAPGPDKQNLPPSAGMQFFGHVKIDGASGQMTVTLRDRADVALWSTTLDPKFA from the coding sequence ATGAAAATCGAATTCTCCCGCCGCAAATTCCTCACCACCAGCGCCGGTGCGCTCGGCGCGATCGCGATGCCGCATCTGTCGCGCGCAGCCGACCGGCCTGCGGTCACTCATGGCGTGCAGTCCGGCGACGTCACCGTCGACGGCGGCGTGGTGTGGGCGCGCACCGACCGGCCTGCGCAGATGCTGGTCGAGGTGGCGACGACGGAATCCTTCAAGGACGCCCGCGCGCTGCCGCCGATCGCGGCGCTGCCCGAGAGCGACTTCACCGCGAAGATGCTGGTCGAGAATCTTCCTGCTAACCAGGACATCTTCTACCGTGTCCGCTTCCGCGATCTGTCCCATACTGCCGTCGAGGGCGAGCCGGTGGTCGGCCGCTTCCGTACCGCACCCGCCGACCGCCGCGACGTCAGCTTCGTCTGGGGCGGCGACGTCGCCGGCCAGGGCTGGGGCATCAATCCCGATGACGGCGGCATGCTGACCTTCGCGGCCATGCGCAAGCATCGGCCGGATTTCCTGCTGCATTCCGGCGACACCATCTACGCCGACGGCATCATCCCCTCCGAGGTCAAGCTTGCCGACGGCAAGATCTGGAAGAACGTCACGATTCCCGAGAAGGCCAAGGTCGCCGAGACGCTGGACGAGTATCGCGCCGCGCACAAATACAATTTCACCGACGACAACGTCCGCGCCTTCAATGCCGAGGTGCCGATCTTCGTACAGTGGGACGATCACGAGGTGACCAACAACTGGTCGCTGTCGAAGGATCTGCCGGCGACCTACAAGGTGCGTGACATCTCGCTGCTGGCGGCGCGCGCGGGCCGCGCCTTTCACGAGATGTATCCGATGCGCGAGAGCATCAATGAGCCGGGCCGCGTCTATCGCCAGATCTCCTACGGACCGCATCTCGACGTGTTCGTGCTCGACGAGCGCAGCTATCGCGGCCCGAACGGCGCCAACCTCGAGACGGAGTACGGTCCGGCCAGCTATTTCCTCGGGCCGGAGCAGATGGCCTGGCTGAAGCGCGGCCTGCTCAACTCGCGCGCGACATGGAAGGTGATCGCCTCCGACATGCCGCTCAGCCTGATCGTCTATGACGATGCCGCCAACAAGAAGGGGTCGGAAGCGTTCGCGCAAGGCGACGGTCCGGCGCGCGGCCGCGAGCTCGAGATCGCCGACATCCTGCGCTTCATCAAGATGGCGCCGATCAAAAATACGGTGTGGCTGACAGCGGACGTGCACTACGCCGCCGCGCATTATTACGATCCGAACAAGGCGCAATTCCAGGATTTCGAGCCGTTCTGGGAATTCGTCTCGGGCCCCCTGCACGCCGGCACTTTCGGTCCCAACGAGCTCGACAACACCTTCGGCCCGGAGGTGCGCTTCGTGAAGGCGCCCGGCCCCGACAAGCAGAACCTGCCGCCGTCGGCCGGGATGCAGTTCTTCGGCCACGTCAAGATCGACGGCGCCTCGGGCCAGATGACGGTGACACTGCGCGACCGCGCCGACGTCGCACTGTGGTCGACCACGCTCGATCCGAAATTCGCCTGA